One Gadus morhua chromosome 13, gadMor3.0, whole genome shotgun sequence genomic window carries:
- the LOC115556869 gene encoding uncharacterized protein C20orf85-like, which produces MATNVEESKPINFVSQDEIWKTRLKVEKESSKIWPHKWGFLSEVYIESQRKGAGLREAAGELDLPPHLRARPPTPAEKYIHVSPSPPVPQTTQALIGWRSSQPHLQLEVYGKETHGRRSFLKELGWTLESCT; this is translated from the exons ATGGCAACCAATGTCGAGGAATCAAAACCCATCAATTTTGTGAGTCAAGATGAAATCTG gaagaCACGTCTTAAGGTCGAGAAAGAGTCATCCAAAATCTGGCCTCATAAGTGGGGCTTTCTCTCAGAAGTCTATATAGAG AGCCAGAGGAAGGGGGCGGGACTGAGGGAGGCGGCCGGGGAGCTGGACCTCCCACCTCATCTGAGGGCACGCCCCCCGACCCCCGCCGAAAAATACATCCAT gtaagcccctcccctcctgtaCCCCAGACAACTCAGGCTTTGATTGGCTGGAGGTCTTCCCAGCCACATCTCCAGCTAGAGGTCTATGGCAAGGAGACCCATGGGAGGCGGAGCTTCCTGAAGGAACTGGGCTGGACCCTAGAATCTTGCACCTGA
- the LOC115556868 gene encoding keratin, type I cytoskeletal 18 isoform X2, whose product MSYRSSSATFTRSTPPYRAASTYGGAGGSGARISSSSFSSLRSGAPTISSSSAYRVSSGMGGGGGMSGGFGGAGAGAGAGAGGAGVGIMGNERGHMQNLNDRLATYLDTVRSLEKANNELEVKIREALEKGGPEMREYSKYTPILEDLRRQVFDKTLDNATLVLQIDNARLAADDFKVKFENETAIRQSVEADIGGLKKVIDDTNMGRMNIESEIESVKEELMYLKKNHENDLMEMRSQVSHGGVQVDVDAPKGQDLAQVMEEVRSNYEKVAVKNAQDLKQWHENQISEVQVQVSQNTEALQGAQLEISDLSRQLQTLEIELASQQSLKASLEDTLRGTEQRNNNETEKYNGIIMHLEGELTNLRSNISQQTQDYEALLNMKMKLEAEIATYRTLLDGGDFK is encoded by the exons ATGAGCTACAGGTCAAGCAGCGCCACCTTCACCCGCTCCACCCCGCCCTACCGCGCAGCCAGCACTTATGGTGGCGCAGGGGGCTCCGGGGCCCgcatctcctcgtcctccttctccagcctGCGCTCCGGCgcccccaccatctcctcctcctcggcctaCAGGGTGAGCAGCGGgatgggcggcggcggcgggatgTCCGGAGGCTTCGGAGGAGCGGGAGCCGGAGCAGGGGCCGGTGCAGGCGGGGCCGGTGTGGGGATCATGGGCAACGAGAGGGGCCACATGCAGAACCTGAACGACCGCCTGGCCACCTACCTGGACACGGTCAGGAGCCTGGAGAAGGCCAACAACGAGCTGGAGGTGAAGATCAGAGAGGCGCTGGAGAAGGGAGGCCCCGAGATGAGGGAGTACAGCAAGTACACACCCATCCTCGAGGACCTGCGCAGACAG GTCTTTGACAAGACTCTGGACAATGCCACTCTGGTGCTCCAGATCGACAACGCTCGCCTGGCCGCTGACGACTTCAAAGTAAA GTTTGAGAATGAGACGGCCATCCGCCAATCGGTGGAGGCAGACATCGGGGGGCTGAAGAAGGTCATCGACGACACCAACATGGGCAGGATGAACATCGAGAGCGAGATTGAGTCGGTCAAGGAGGAGCTCATGTACCTCAAGAAGAACCACGAGAAC GATCTGATGGAGATGAGGAGCCAGGTTTCCCACGGGGGCGTGCAGGTGGATGTGGACGCTCCTAAAGGTCAGGATCTGGCCCAGGTCATGGAGGAGGTCAGGTCCAACTACGAGAAGGTCGCCGTCAAGAACGCACAGGACCTCAAGCAGTGGCACGAAAATCAG ATCTCGGAGGTGCAGGTACAGGTTTCACAAAACACAGAGGCCCTTCAAGGGGCCCAGCTGGAGATCAGCGACTTGTCCAGACAGCTCCAGACCCTAGAGATTGAACTGGCCTCCCAACAGAGCTTG AAAGCGTCTTTGGAAGACACGTTGAGAGGCACAGAGCAACGCAACAACAATGAGACGGAGAAGTACAACGGCATCATCATGCACCTGGAGGGAGAGCTGACCAACCTGCGCTCCAACATCAGCCAGCAGACCCAGGACTATGAGGCCCTGCTGAACATGAAGATGAAGCTGGAGGCCGAGATCGCCACCTACAGGACACTGCTGGACGGGGGGGATTTTAAGTAA
- the LOC115556868 gene encoding keratin, type I cytoskeletal 18 isoform X1 yields MSYRSSSATFTRSTPPYRAASTYGGAGGSGARISSSSFSSLRSGAPTISSSSAYRVSSGMGGGGGMSGGFGGAGAGAGAGAGGAGVGIMGNERGHMQNLNDRLATYLDTVRSLEKANNELEVKIREALEKGGPEMREYSKYTPILEDLRRQVFDKTLDNATLVLQIDNARLAADDFKVKFENETAIRQSVEADIGGLKKVIDDTNMGRMNIESEIESVKEELMYLKKNHENDLMEMRSQVSHGGVQVDVDAPKGQDLAQVMEEVRSNYEKVAVKNAQDLKQWHENQISEVQVQVSQNTEALQGAQLEISDLSRQLQTLEIELASQQSLKASLEDTLRGTEQRNNNETEKYNGIIMHLEGELTNLRSNISQQTQDYEALLNMKMKLEAEIATYRTLLDGGDFKLQDALEGLAE; encoded by the exons ATGAGCTACAGGTCAAGCAGCGCCACCTTCACCCGCTCCACCCCGCCCTACCGCGCAGCCAGCACTTATGGTGGCGCAGGGGGCTCCGGGGCCCgcatctcctcgtcctccttctccagcctGCGCTCCGGCgcccccaccatctcctcctcctcggcctaCAGGGTGAGCAGCGGgatgggcggcggcggcgggatgTCCGGAGGCTTCGGAGGAGCGGGAGCCGGAGCAGGGGCCGGTGCAGGCGGGGCCGGTGTGGGGATCATGGGCAACGAGAGGGGCCACATGCAGAACCTGAACGACCGCCTGGCCACCTACCTGGACACGGTCAGGAGCCTGGAGAAGGCCAACAACGAGCTGGAGGTGAAGATCAGAGAGGCGCTGGAGAAGGGAGGCCCCGAGATGAGGGAGTACAGCAAGTACACACCCATCCTCGAGGACCTGCGCAGACAG GTCTTTGACAAGACTCTGGACAATGCCACTCTGGTGCTCCAGATCGACAACGCTCGCCTGGCCGCTGACGACTTCAAAGTAAA GTTTGAGAATGAGACGGCCATCCGCCAATCGGTGGAGGCAGACATCGGGGGGCTGAAGAAGGTCATCGACGACACCAACATGGGCAGGATGAACATCGAGAGCGAGATTGAGTCGGTCAAGGAGGAGCTCATGTACCTCAAGAAGAACCACGAGAAC GATCTGATGGAGATGAGGAGCCAGGTTTCCCACGGGGGCGTGCAGGTGGATGTGGACGCTCCTAAAGGTCAGGATCTGGCCCAGGTCATGGAGGAGGTCAGGTCCAACTACGAGAAGGTCGCCGTCAAGAACGCACAGGACCTCAAGCAGTGGCACGAAAATCAG ATCTCGGAGGTGCAGGTACAGGTTTCACAAAACACAGAGGCCCTTCAAGGGGCCCAGCTGGAGATCAGCGACTTGTCCAGACAGCTCCAGACCCTAGAGATTGAACTGGCCTCCCAACAGAGCTTG AAAGCGTCTTTGGAAGACACGTTGAGAGGCACAGAGCAACGCAACAACAATGAGACGGAGAAGTACAACGGCATCATCATGCACCTGGAGGGAGAGCTGACCAACCTGCGCTCCAACATCAGCCAGCAGACCCAGGACTATGAGGCCCTGCTGAACATGAAGATGAAGCTGGAGGCCGAGATCGCCACCTACAGGACACTGCTGGACGGGGGGGATTTTAA GCTTCAAGATGCACTAGAGGGGTTGGCAGAATAG